TGACCAGCAGGCAGTACGCCTGGCCCGTACCTCCCGGCTCCGAGAAGATCGGGCCCGAGGGCATGGTGCTGGAGGTGCTTAGCGAGCACAACTGCCAGGGCTGGCTGCAGGGCTATCTCCTTACAGGCAGGCACGGGGTCTTCCCGTGCTACGAGGCCTTCCTCCAGATAGTCGACGGCATGGCGAACCAGTATTCGAAATTCCTTAAATCCGCGCTCGAAGTGCCCTGGAGGAAGCCCATATCGTCACTTAACTTCATACTCACATCCGAGGCCTGGAGGCAGGAGCACAACGGCTATTCCCACCAGGGCCCCGGCTTCATAAATAACCTCCTCACGAAAAAGGGCTACATCTACCGCATATATCTTCCGCCCGACGCGAACACGCTCCTTTGCACCATGTATAACTGCCTCAAATCCACCGACCAGATAAACCTCGTGATAGCGAGCAAGCAGCCGATGGTACAGTGGCTCACAATGACCGAAGCCGCCGAGAACTGCAGGGCGGGTATAGGCGTCTGGGACTGGGCCTCCACCAACGGCGGCGAGGACCCGGAGCTTGTGCTTGCGGCAAGCGGAAACAATCTCACCCTCGAGGCCATGGCCGCCGCTGAGATACTCCGCGAGGAGGCCCCGGACTGGCGGATACGGGTCGTGAACGTCATAGACATACTCGTCCTCGGCATACCCCAGAAATACCCCGGCGGCCTCGACGAGGCAAGGTTCCAGAGGATATTTCCGCTCGGCTGCCCCGTGCTCTTTAACTTCCACGGGTATACGGCGGCCATAAAGCAGCTCGTATGGGAAAGGCCGGGAAACGACAGGTTCGACATAAACGGCTACAGGGAGGAGGGCACCACGACGACCCCCTTCGACATGCACGTCCGTAACAGGACGAGCCGCTACCACCTGGTCCTCCAGGCCGCTGAAAAGATAGCCCTGGTGAGCCCCGGCAGGGCCGGCCTTGCCGAGAAGCTCGTAATGAAATACTCGAAAAAACTGATAGACCACAGCTCATACATAGACCGCTACGGAGTTGACCCGCCCGAAATACTCGAATGGAAATGGGAGGACCGCAGGGGCGGGAGATGATATCCCGCCCCGCCTCGCATCCGTTTGACTAATCCCGATAAGGATATAAACTATACGTAAACAACACGGGTTAGTAACCTTTTCGCGGCTTTTTTTGTTATTTGCGGCGAAATCTACCTTCCGGCGATGGAGATAGGGGCGAATATCGAGGGAGCTGGATGCCGGTTTACGGTCTGGGCGCCTGAAGCCTCGGTCCTGTGCCTCGTTATACAGGCTGCGGGAGAGGACTCCTGGCGCGCGGTCCAGATGGAGAGAGACGGGTCCGGCTATTGGAGCGCTCTGGTCCCGGGCGCCGGGGCCGGGTCGAGGTATCGCTTCTCCCCCGACGGGAGGGAGCGGGCAGACCCCGCTTCCCATTACCAGCCGCTCGGAGTGAAAGGCCCCTCGGAGGTGGTCGACCACGCGTCCTTCCAGTGGGACGATGGCGCATGGAAAGCGCCAAGCCCAGCCGACATGGTCATCTACGAGGTCCATCCCGGCACGTTCACGCGCGAAGGAGACCTGCTATCCATTATCCCGAGGCTTGCATCACTCAGGGACCTCGGCGTGAACGCGCTTGAGCTCATGCCTGTCGCCCAGTTCCCCGGAGAGAGGAACTGGGGCTATGACGGCGTATTCCCTTTTTCGGTGCAGAATACCTATGGCGGCCCCGACGCGCTCAAGCGCCTCGTAAACGAATGCCACAGTCAGGGCATGGCCGTCATACTGGACGTGGTCTATAACCACTTCGGCCCCGAGGGGAACTACATAGGCGAATTCGGCCCCTACTTCACTGACAGGTACAGGACACCCTGGGGGGATGCCGTGAACTTCGACGGCAGGGGGAGCGACCACGTGCGGGAGTTCTTTATAAAAAACGCCCTCCACTGGTTTGAGCGCTACCACATCGACGCGCTCCGGCTCGACGCAATACACGCCATAATAGACATGAGCGCGAACCCGTTCCTCCGTGCGCTAAGAGACAGGGTCGCGGAATACTCATCCGGCAAGGGCCGGGCCTTTCTCCTTTTCGCCGAAAGCGACCTGAACGACACCAGGGCAGTCTCAAAAGGGGAATACGGCCTGGGCCTTGACGCGCTCTGGTCCGACGACTTCCACCACTCTGTCCACGCGCTCATAACAGGCGAGCGGGGCGGCTATTATGCCGATTTCGGCGAGGTCCGCCACCTTGCCAAGGCCATGAACGACGGATT
The genomic region above belongs to Deltaproteobacteria bacterium and contains:
- the treZ gene encoding malto-oligosyltrehalose trehalohydrolase; its protein translation is MEIGANIEGAGCRFTVWAPEASVLCLVIQAAGEDSWRAVQMERDGSGYWSALVPGAGAGSRYRFSPDGRERADPASHYQPLGVKGPSEVVDHASFQWDDGAWKAPSPADMVIYEVHPGTFTREGDLLSIIPRLASLRDLGVNALELMPVAQFPGERNWGYDGVFPFSVQNTYGGPDALKRLVNECHSQGMAVILDVVYNHFGPEGNYIGEFGPYFTDRYRTPWGDAVNFDGRGSDHVREFFIKNALHWFERYHIDALRLDAIHAIIDMSANPFLRALRDRVAEYSSGKGRAFLLFAESDLNDTRAVSKGEYGLGLDALWSDDFHHSVHALITGERGGYYADFGEVRHLAKAMNDGFTYSGQYSAYRGRSFGSPSAGVPKDRFIVSVQNHDQVGNRMLGDRLSRLASFEGLKLAAGLLLLSPYVPLLFMGEEYGEEAPFLYFIDHRGKELVRAVREGRKKEFEAFKWDADPPDPASIETFLESKIDWEKRGAGRQKTLLELYRTLIMLRREFPALAAGGTVRATALEDEKTMLLSREAKGERVFAVFNFSRDEARIRRPLTEGRWARVLDSSCKEWDGPGSLLPASMEAGVTDGDFVLHPESFVLYAKEGR